The Rhododendron vialii isolate Sample 1 chromosome 5a, ASM3025357v1 genome contains a region encoding:
- the LOC131325468 gene encoding disease resistance protein RPV1-like isoform X1 — MELEGGSGSALSRNSCASVPRGLSRKSQCLCAQRFFNSRHIAHGFWHSGSGIWKGERSQQRGNCGPMLDDDKFPNTTIMLSPSPDFCCHDSGPDVRKTFVDHLYAALCRAGFRTFKDDGIEKGEDIGLELGRAIQESRVSIIVFSKNYASSAWCLNELLMILECRRAYGHAVVPVFYDVEPCEVKKQTSSFEEAFAVHEERIKSETGERKEALMGQVGRWRPALKEVGGLFGMHLQNQANGYEAKFIEEITKEVGDKLRHLVLDFAPDLVGLHSPVESNQLWLEEDGPTDYGLAPICGLDVLKTRQVKLNSIAEETAKIKGYSYQYSVVKYRILALQVELMILFSSPLNSWKPSSGLVKIDCDVSPSDVLLKILALDVQSVFVASGQVSLHRFTTNSLFPASPTYNPEL, encoded by the exons ATGGAGTTGGAAGGGGGAAGTGGATCTGCCCTGTCCCGAAACTCATGTGCTTCTGTGCCCAGAGGTTTGTCCCGAAAATCCCAGTGCCTCTGTGCCCAGCGATTTTTTAACTCTCGGCACATAGCACATGGTTTTTGGCACAGCGGCTCTGGCATCTGGAAGGGGGAGAGAAGTCAGCAACGTGGGAATTGTGGGCCAATGCTAGACGATGACAAATTTCCAAATACTACTATAATGCTTTCGCCTTCACCAGATTTTTGCTGTCATGACTC GGGCCCAGACGTCCGCAAGACTTTCGTCGACCACCTCTATGCGGCATTGTGCCGCGCCGGATTTCGCACCTTCAAAGACGATGGgatagaaaaaggagaggatATCGGGCTTGAGCTCGGGAGAGCGATTCAAGAGTCGAGGGTCTCGATAATTGTCTTCTCAAAGAACTATGCGTCGTCGGCTTGGTGCCTTAACGAGCTCCTGATGATCCTGGAATGTAGGAGAGCTTACGGGCATGCAGTTGTGCCTGTCTTCTATGACGTGGAACCGTGTGAAGTGAAGAAGCAAACCAGCAGTTTCGAAGAAGCGTTTGCAGTTCATGAAGAGAGAATCAAATCAGAAACAGGTGAACGGAAAGAGGCATTGATGGGCCAGGTAGGAAGGTGGAGGCCTGCGCTTAAAGAAGTTGGAGGCCTGTTTGGGATGCATTTGCAAAATCAAGCTAATGG ATACGAGGCGAAGTTTATCGAGGAAATTACGAAAGAGGTTGGAGACAAACTACGTCACCTGGTCTTGGACTTTGCCCCGGACCTGGTGGGACTGCATTCACCAGTCGAAAGCAATCAGCTTTGGTTAGAAGAAGATGGGCCAACTGATTATGGCTTAGCTCCAATTTGTGGATTAG ATGTTTTGAAGACAAGACAAGTAAAACTAAACAGTATTGCTGAAGAAACTGCTAAGATTAAAG GATATAGTTATCAGTATTCAGTGGTGAAATACCGTATTTTGGCTTTACAAGTGGAGTTGATGATTCTCTTCAGCAGCCCTTTGAATTCCTGGAAACCTTCTTCTGGGCTTGTCAAGATCGATTGTGATGTGTCTCCCTCGGATGTGTTGCTTAAGATACTTGCTTTGGATGTTCAATCTGTCTTTGTAGCCTCTGGGCAAGTTTCCCTCCACAGATTCACGACAAATTCACTGTTTCCGGCATCTCCAACCTACAATCCAGAGCTCTAG
- the LOC131325468 gene encoding disease resistance protein RPV1-like isoform X2: MVTLNSQQSLLLTCLTLDVFLSFRGPDVRKTFVDHLYAALCRAGFRTFKDDGIEKGEDIGLELGRAIQESRVSIIVFSKNYASSAWCLNELLMILECRRAYGHAVVPVFYDVEPCEVKKQTSSFEEAFAVHEERIKSETGERKEALMGQVGRWRPALKEVGGLFGMHLQNQANGYEAKFIEEITKEVGDKLRHLVLDFAPDLVGLHSPVESNQLWLEEDGPTDYGLAPICGLDVLKTRQVKLNSIAEETAKIKGYSYQYSVVKYRILALQVELMILFSSPLNSWKPSSGLVKIDCDVSPSDVLLKILALDVQSVFVASGQVSLHRFTTNSLFPASPTYNPEL, from the exons ATGGTTACCCTCAATTCCCAACAATCCCTTCTTCTCACTTGTCTAACACTTGATGTGTTTCTGAGCTTCAGGGGCCCAGACGTCCGCAAGACTTTCGTCGACCACCTCTATGCGGCATTGTGCCGCGCCGGATTTCGCACCTTCAAAGACGATGGgatagaaaaaggagaggatATCGGGCTTGAGCTCGGGAGAGCGATTCAAGAGTCGAGGGTCTCGATAATTGTCTTCTCAAAGAACTATGCGTCGTCGGCTTGGTGCCTTAACGAGCTCCTGATGATCCTGGAATGTAGGAGAGCTTACGGGCATGCAGTTGTGCCTGTCTTCTATGACGTGGAACCGTGTGAAGTGAAGAAGCAAACCAGCAGTTTCGAAGAAGCGTTTGCAGTTCATGAAGAGAGAATCAAATCAGAAACAGGTGAACGGAAAGAGGCATTGATGGGCCAGGTAGGAAGGTGGAGGCCTGCGCTTAAAGAAGTTGGAGGCCTGTTTGGGATGCATTTGCAAAATCAAGCTAATGG ATACGAGGCGAAGTTTATCGAGGAAATTACGAAAGAGGTTGGAGACAAACTACGTCACCTGGTCTTGGACTTTGCCCCGGACCTGGTGGGACTGCATTCACCAGTCGAAAGCAATCAGCTTTGGTTAGAAGAAGATGGGCCAACTGATTATGGCTTAGCTCCAATTTGTGGATTAG ATGTTTTGAAGACAAGACAAGTAAAACTAAACAGTATTGCTGAAGAAACTGCTAAGATTAAAG GATATAGTTATCAGTATTCAGTGGTGAAATACCGTATTTTGGCTTTACAAGTGGAGTTGATGATTCTCTTCAGCAGCCCTTTGAATTCCTGGAAACCTTCTTCTGGGCTTGTCAAGATCGATTGTGATGTGTCTCCCTCGGATGTGTTGCTTAAGATACTTGCTTTGGATGTTCAATCTGTCTTTGTAGCCTCTGGGCAAGTTTCCCTCCACAGATTCACGACAAATTCACTGTTTCCGGCATCTCCAACCTACAATCCAGAGCTCTAG